A genomic window from Halorubrum trapanicum includes:
- the proS gene encoding proline--tRNA ligase produces MSDDDQELGITESKTHNTGEWYAEVVQKAGLADYGPEGMSGFIVTRPRAYAVWERLQGFLDAKFKDTGVQNAYFPLFIPESYLEREKDIVEGFDPEVAWVDEAGNKELEERLAVRPTSESIITPYISQWVRSHRDLPLRVNQWCSVVRWEATETKPFFRTKEFLWQEGHTAHATSEDAWEETMTRLDQYESVYEDLLALPVLKGQKPDHDKFPGADTTTTVEALMPDGKSVQAGTSHHLGQSFAEAFDITYSDEDEEERTAHTTSWGLSWRALGALIMTHSDEQGLVLPHTVAPTQVVVVPIWQEDTKDDVLDYAEGVVDELDEAGIRVELDDRDERNPGFKFNEHELNGIPLRIEIGPHEVDDEELTLVHRPDGESVTVDRDGVADTVRDHFDEIYAKLYATAEETLDDGVREADDRADILGTLGQHGGYVKAPWCGDEACEEPIKEPLAAEIVMVPFEDEDPLADGDHGETCAMCDEAAERTAYFAKTY; encoded by the coding sequence ATGAGCGACGACGACCAGGAACTCGGGATCACCGAGTCCAAGACGCACAACACCGGCGAGTGGTACGCCGAGGTCGTACAGAAGGCGGGCCTCGCAGACTACGGACCCGAGGGGATGAGCGGCTTCATCGTCACCCGTCCGCGGGCGTACGCGGTCTGGGAGCGGCTCCAGGGGTTCCTCGACGCGAAGTTCAAGGACACCGGCGTCCAGAACGCCTACTTCCCCCTCTTCATCCCCGAGTCGTACCTCGAACGAGAGAAGGACATCGTCGAGGGGTTCGACCCCGAGGTCGCGTGGGTCGACGAGGCGGGCAACAAGGAGCTCGAAGAGCGGCTCGCCGTCCGCCCCACCTCCGAGTCGATCATCACGCCGTACATCTCGCAGTGGGTCCGCAGCCACCGCGACCTCCCGCTGCGCGTGAACCAGTGGTGCTCCGTCGTCCGGTGGGAGGCGACCGAGACGAAGCCGTTCTTCCGCACGAAGGAGTTCCTCTGGCAGGAGGGCCACACCGCGCACGCGACGAGCGAGGACGCGTGGGAGGAGACGATGACGCGGCTCGACCAGTACGAGTCCGTCTACGAGGACCTGCTGGCGCTCCCGGTCCTGAAGGGCCAGAAGCCGGACCACGACAAGTTCCCCGGCGCGGACACGACGACGACCGTCGAGGCGCTGATGCCCGACGGGAAGTCGGTCCAGGCCGGCACCTCCCACCACCTCGGCCAGTCGTTCGCGGAGGCGTTCGACATCACCTACTCCGACGAGGACGAGGAGGAGCGGACCGCCCACACCACCTCGTGGGGCCTCTCGTGGCGCGCGCTGGGCGCGCTGATCATGACCCACTCCGACGAGCAGGGGCTCGTCCTGCCGCACACGGTCGCGCCCACGCAGGTCGTCGTCGTCCCCATCTGGCAGGAGGACACGAAAGACGACGTGCTCGACTACGCCGAGGGCGTGGTCGACGAGCTCGACGAGGCCGGGATCCGCGTCGAGCTCGACGACCGCGACGAGCGCAATCCCGGCTTCAAGTTCAACGAACACGAGCTGAACGGGATCCCGCTCCGAATCGAGATCGGCCCCCACGAGGTGGACGACGAGGAGCTGACGCTCGTCCACCGCCCCGACGGGGAGAGCGTCACGGTCGACCGCGACGGCGTCGCCGACACGGTCCGCGACCACTTCGACGAGATCTACGCCAAGCTGTACGCGACCGCCGAGGAGACCCTCGACGACGGCGTGCGCGAGGCCGACGACCGCGCCGATATCCTCGGCACGCTCGGCCAGCACGGCGGCTACGTGAAGGCGCCGTGGTGCGGCGACGAGGCCTGCGAGGAGCCGATCAAGGAGCCGCTGGCCGCCGAGATCGTGATGGTCCCGTTCGAGGACGAGGACCCCCTCGCCGACGGGGACCACGGCGAGACCTGCGCGATGTGCGACGAGGCCGCCGAGCGGACCGCCTACTTCGCGAAGACGTACTGA
- a CDS encoding CoA pyrophosphatase, protein MDLSGLRRHAPQSLAGRREAAVLAPVIARDGEAHLLFTKRAAHLGEHPGQMSFPGGGREPIDRTLTDTALREADEEVGMRPTEVDVVGRLDDTRTSSKYAVRPFVGVAPDREYVPDESEVAEVAILAVDALTDPANYESERRVDHPEYGDHRVHYFHVGGYTVWGVTGRMVVQLLERTTDWRAPAEPDRVVGADAELPI, encoded by the coding sequence ATGGACCTGTCGGGGCTGCGCCGACACGCGCCGCAGTCGCTCGCCGGCCGGCGGGAGGCCGCGGTGCTGGCGCCGGTGATCGCGCGCGACGGCGAGGCCCACCTGCTGTTCACCAAGCGCGCCGCGCACCTCGGCGAACACCCCGGACAGATGAGCTTCCCCGGCGGCGGCCGCGAGCCGATCGACCGAACGCTGACGGACACCGCGTTACGCGAGGCCGACGAGGAGGTCGGCATGCGCCCGACGGAGGTCGACGTGGTCGGCCGGCTCGACGACACGCGCACGTCGAGCAAGTACGCGGTCCGCCCGTTCGTCGGCGTCGCGCCCGACCGCGAGTACGTCCCGGACGAGTCGGAGGTCGCGGAGGTGGCGATCCTCGCCGTCGACGCGCTCACCGATCCCGCGAACTACGAGTCGGAGCGCCGCGTCGACCACCCGGAGTACGGCGACCACCGCGTCCACTACTTCCACGTCGGCGGCTACACCGTCTGGGGCGTGACGGGCCGGATGGTCGTCCAGCTGCTGGAGCGGACGACCGACTGGCGCGCGCCCGCCGAACCGGACCGCGTGGTCGGCGCGGACGCCGAGCTGCCGATCTGA
- a CDS encoding M42 family metallopeptidase, giving the protein MPREFDFDFDLLRELTEARGVPGYEDDVREIVRREFAESVDRVRSDAMGNVVGTIEGDSDYSVAVAAHMDEIGFMVRHVTDEGFVQVDPLGGFDARVLRAQRVTVHGDEDFTGVIGSVPPHTLTEEQQEKDDEVKDVFIDLGRDAEAVEELVSVGDLVTLDQTTTRMGDRITGKALDDRICLFAMLEAARRIEDPEVTIHFAATVQEEVGLRGARALGVDVDPDLAVALDVTVANDVPQIGDPADAVTELGEGTAVKLKDSSVITSPKVHRRLTEVAEDQEIDHQHEVLPAGGTDTAGFQHTAGAKPVGAISIPTRYLHTVTETADGGDVEATIDLLTAFLESETGEHDYTL; this is encoded by the coding sequence ATGCCACGCGAGTTCGACTTCGACTTCGACCTGCTCCGAGAGCTGACCGAGGCCCGCGGCGTCCCCGGCTACGAGGACGACGTCCGCGAGATCGTCCGCCGCGAGTTCGCCGAGAGCGTCGACCGCGTCCGGAGCGACGCGATGGGCAACGTCGTCGGCACGATCGAGGGCGACTCGGACTACTCGGTCGCCGTCGCCGCCCACATGGACGAGATCGGGTTCATGGTCCGCCACGTCACCGACGAGGGGTTCGTCCAGGTCGACCCGCTCGGCGGGTTCGACGCCCGTGTGCTGCGCGCGCAGCGCGTCACCGTCCACGGCGACGAGGACTTCACGGGCGTCATCGGATCCGTCCCGCCGCACACGCTCACGGAGGAGCAGCAGGAGAAAGACGACGAGGTGAAAGACGTCTTCATCGACCTCGGCCGCGACGCCGAGGCGGTCGAGGAGTTGGTGAGCGTCGGCGACCTCGTCACCCTCGACCAGACGACGACGCGCATGGGCGACCGGATCACGGGGAAGGCGCTCGACGACCGGATCTGCCTGTTCGCGATGCTGGAGGCCGCCCGCCGGATCGAGGATCCTGAGGTGACGATCCACTTCGCCGCGACCGTCCAAGAGGAGGTCGGGCTCCGCGGCGCGCGGGCGCTCGGCGTCGACGTCGACCCGGACCTCGCGGTCGCCTTAGACGTCACCGTCGCCAACGACGTGCCCCAGATCGGCGACCCGGCCGACGCCGTCACCGAACTGGGCGAGGGGACGGCGGTGAAGCTGAAGGACTCCTCGGTGATCACCAGCCCGAAGGTTCACCGTCGGCTCACCGAGGTCGCCGAGGACCAAGAGATCGACCACCAGCACGAGGTGCTGCCCGCGGGCGGCACCGACACCGCGGGGTTCCAGCACACGGCGGGCGCGAAGCCCGTCGGGGCCATCTCGATCCCGACGCGGTACCTCCACACGGTCACCGAGACCGCCGACGGCGGCGACGTCGAGGCGACGATCGACCTGCTGACGGCCTTCTTGGAGTCCGAGACGGGCGAACACGATTACACGCTCTGA
- a CDS encoding MFS transporter — MSQFGNSVRLLGDREFAALAGTAFARSQAYSTILIALALYADLFGTTGFVEGLFGTAFAIVQLVIVLPLGRKVDTGNAKRWLLGGFLINVAVFVGFALVDSSVHIILVRMVQGLGASVLWITGATVIGEISPDDERGRWLGSYNQFASVSSLAGDLVGGYLLYAYGFSETYLVLTVVTLAAFALVFAFLRDNPGGRKSPEDAGGIETFRSLLGLPMLRALVFFRFTFSVGKMAVIIFLPIYARTSFGISAFAIGWIMAGGKLTKALTQGFVGDLTDRYERTYLFVAVGALLYGVGTAVIPLAAYFEGTLSPVTASYLGDSQTLGGAFFVLFGAYSLLGIADSIRLPASMSLFVSEGEAYDSVASAMSLRSVSWKVGQVVGPVLVGTTMDWTTTETGFLLAAGFIAFATTGFAWQARGAHRARRDPGGAVPGDD; from the coding sequence GTGTCCCAGTTCGGCAACTCGGTACGGCTGCTCGGGGACCGGGAGTTCGCGGCGCTCGCCGGGACCGCGTTCGCCCGTAGCCAGGCGTACTCGACGATCCTCATCGCGCTGGCGCTGTACGCGGACCTGTTCGGCACCACCGGGTTCGTCGAGGGACTCTTCGGCACCGCCTTCGCGATCGTCCAGCTGGTCATCGTCCTCCCGCTGGGTCGGAAGGTGGACACCGGCAACGCGAAGCGGTGGCTGCTCGGCGGGTTCCTGATCAACGTCGCCGTCTTCGTCGGCTTCGCGCTGGTCGACAGCTCGGTCCACATCATCCTCGTGCGGATGGTCCAGGGGCTCGGCGCGAGCGTCCTCTGGATCACGGGCGCGACGGTGATCGGCGAGATCAGCCCCGACGACGAGCGGGGGCGGTGGCTCGGCTCGTACAACCAGTTCGCCTCCGTCTCGTCGCTCGCGGGCGACCTGGTCGGCGGCTACCTCCTCTACGCCTACGGCTTCTCCGAGACGTACCTCGTCTTGACCGTCGTCACGCTCGCGGCGTTCGCGCTCGTCTTCGCGTTCCTCCGCGACAACCCCGGCGGCCGGAAGAGCCCGGAGGACGCGGGCGGGATCGAGACGTTCCGGTCGCTGCTCGGCCTCCCGATGTTGCGCGCGCTCGTCTTCTTCCGGTTTACCTTCAGCGTCGGCAAGATGGCGGTGATCATCTTCCTCCCCATCTACGCGCGGACGTCGTTCGGCATCTCCGCGTTCGCGATCGGTTGGATCATGGCGGGCGGGAAGCTGACGAAGGCGCTCACGCAGGGGTTCGTCGGCGACCTCACCGACCGCTACGAGCGCACCTACCTGTTCGTCGCGGTCGGCGCGCTCCTGTACGGCGTCGGCACCGCGGTCATCCCGCTCGCGGCGTACTTCGAGGGGACGCTGTCGCCCGTCACCGCCTCGTACCTCGGGGACTCGCAGACGCTCGGCGGGGCCTTCTTCGTGCTGTTCGGCGCCTACTCGCTGCTCGGGATCGCCGACTCGATCCGGCTGCCGGCGAGCATGTCGCTGTTCGTCAGCGAGGGCGAGGCGTACGACTCCGTCGCCAGCGCGATGAGCTTACGCTCCGTCTCGTGGAAGGTCGGGCAGGTCGTCGGGCCCGTGCTGGTCGGTACCACGATGGACTGGACGACCACCGAGACGGGGTTCCTGCTCGCGGCCGGGTTCATCGCGTTCGCGACCACGGGCTTCGCGTGGCAGGCGCGGGGGGCTCACCGCGCTCGCCGGGATCCGGGCGGGGCCGTCCCCGGCGACGACTGA
- a CDS encoding substrate-binding domain-containing protein encodes MRRRQYVRALGLGGAASLAGCANRTAESPPDLGSLTLATATTAYDSGLLPVLNRGYADQFGAGVESVVRGTGASLRTARDGDCDVVLVHARPLEDEFIRAGHGINRRRVMVNDFLVVGPPDDPAGVAGKDPLSAFKAIADAGARFLSRGDRSGTHIRERRIWDEAGVDPGGEWYLETGQGMGDTLTIARQSGAYTLVDRGTFLAVGGDGTLARHVDFGIDDPPPLLRNEYAVIPVNPARHDAGYALAMSYVGYLTGPGQSRIEEFRVDGERAFRPLARSAQPAFEQYVPSDWPE; translated from the coding sequence ATGCGTCGTCGACAGTACGTGCGAGCGCTCGGCCTCGGCGGTGCCGCCTCGCTGGCCGGCTGTGCGAACCGGACCGCGGAGAGCCCGCCCGACCTCGGCTCGCTGACGCTCGCCACCGCCACGACGGCGTACGACAGCGGGCTGCTGCCCGTCCTGAACCGAGGGTACGCCGACCAGTTCGGCGCGGGGGTGGAGTCGGTCGTGCGCGGGACGGGGGCCTCACTCCGCACCGCCCGGGACGGCGACTGCGACGTCGTGCTCGTCCACGCCCGCCCGCTTGAAGACGAGTTCATCCGCGCCGGACACGGGATCAATCGACGCCGGGTGATGGTCAACGACTTCCTAGTTGTCGGGCCGCCCGACGACCCCGCGGGCGTCGCCGGAAAAGATCCCCTGTCGGCGTTCAAAGCCATCGCCGACGCGGGGGCGAGGTTCCTGTCGCGGGGCGATCGGTCGGGAACGCACATCCGGGAGCGCCGGATCTGGGACGAGGCGGGGGTCGATCCCGGCGGCGAGTGGTACCTCGAGACCGGTCAGGGGATGGGCGACACGCTGACGATCGCTCGGCAGTCGGGCGCCTACACCCTCGTCGACCGCGGCACCTTCCTCGCCGTGGGCGGCGACGGCACTCTGGCGCGGCACGTCGACTTCGGGATCGACGACCCGCCACCGCTGCTCCGAAACGAGTACGCCGTCATCCCGGTCAATCCCGCCCGACACGACGCAGGGTACGCGCTCGCCATGTCCTACGTCGGCTACCTCACCGGCCCCGGACAGTCGCGGATCGAGGAGTTCCGGGTCGACGGGGAGCGGGCGTTCCGACCGCTCGCCCGCTCGGCCCAACCCGCGTTCGAGCAGTACGTCCCGAGCGACTGGCCGGAGTAG